From Thamnophis elegans isolate rThaEle1 chromosome 12, rThaEle1.pri, whole genome shotgun sequence, one genomic window encodes:
- the CLCN5 gene encoding H(+)/Cl(-) exchange transporter 5 — translation MNPTGFRHGSFHGGSSSDEDLVEVAGGMLDFSMADDVPPLDRDMVEGFSSYNGGGMNGPRQVMDFLQEPLPGVGTYEDFNTIDWVREKSRDRDRHREIASKSKESTWALVHSVSDAFSGWLLMLLIGLWAGALAGLIDITAHWMTDLKEGVCLNGFWYNHEHCCWNSPQTTFQDRDKCPEWRTWAQLLTGREEGGALGYVLNYFLYVLWALLFSFLAVSLVRGFAPYACGSGIPEIKTILSGFIIRGYLGKWTLLIKTVTLVLAVSSGLSLGKEGPLVHVACCCGNILCHLFTKYRKNEAKRREVLSAAAAAGVSVAFGAPIGGVLFSLEEVSYYFPLKTLWRSFFAALVAAFTLRSINPFGNSRLVLFYVEFHSPWHLLELAPFILLGIFGGLWGAFFIRSNIAWCRRRKTTKLGRYPVLEVLVVTALTALLAFPNKYTRMSTSELISELFNDCSLLDSSQLCDYLSAPNSTQGDDLPDRAAGPGLHVATWQLMLALLLKIFITIFTFGMKVPSGLFIPSMAVGAIAGRLLGVGMEQLAYHHHDWLIFKGWCSPGADCITPGLYAMVGAAACLGGVTRMTVSLVVIMFELTGGLEYIVPLMAAAMTSKWVADAIGREGIYDAHIRLNGYPFLEAKEEFTHKTLAMDVMRPRRSDPALTVLTQDTMTVEDVEAIINETTYSGYPVVVSRESQRLVGFVLRRDLVISIESARKKQEGIVSSSVIYFTDHCPPLPPCSPSMLKLRGILDLSPFTVTDQTPMEIVVDIFRKLGLRQCLVTHNGKLLGIITKKDVLKHIAQMANQDPDSILFN, via the exons ATGAATCCTACGGGTTTCCGGCATGGGAGTTTCcacggcggcagcagcagcgatGAAGACCTGGTCGAAGTGGCAGGAGGAATGCTGGATTTCTCCATGGCGGATGACGTCCCCCCCTTGGACAGAGACATGGTGGAAG gTTTTTCCTCGTACAACGGCGGTGGGATGAACGGGCCGAGGCAGGTGATGGACTTCCTGCAGGAGCCGCTCCCGGGCGTGGGGACCTACGAAGATTTCAACACCATCGACTGGGTGCGGGAGAAATCTCGGGACCGCGACCGGCACCGAGAG ATCGCCAGTAAAAGCAAGGAGTCCACCTGGGCCTTGGTGCACAGCGTCAGTGATGCTTTCTCGggatggctattgatgctgctcATCGGCTTGTGGGCAG GGGCGCTGGCCGGCCTGATCGACATCACTGCCCACTGGATGACGGACCTGAAGGAGGGGGTCTGCCTGAACGGCTTCTGGTACAACCACGAGCATTGCTGCTGGAATTCACCCCAGACCACCTTCCAGGACAGGGACAAGTGCCCGGAGTGGAGGACCTGGGCACAGCTGCTGAccggcagagaggagggg GGAGCCCTGGGCTACGTCCTGAATTACTTCCTCTACGTCCTCTGGGCGCTGCTCTTCTCCTTCCTGGCCGTCTCGCTTGTCCGGGGCTTTGCGCCCTACGCCTGTGGCTCGGGGATCCCAGAG ATCAAAACGATTCTCAGCGGCTTCATCATCCGAGGCTACCTGGGCAAGTGGACGCTGCTCATCAAGACGGTTACCCTGGTGCTGGCCGTCTCGTCGGGCCTGAGCCTGGGCAAGGAGGGCCCCCTGGTTCACGTCGCCTGCTGCTGCGGCAACATCCTTTGCCACCTCTTCACCAAGTACCGGAAGAACGAAGCCAAGCGCCGGGAA GTGTTGTCGGCAGCTGCGGCCGCCGGTGTATCGGTGGCCTTTGGCGCTCCCATTGGAGGTGTCCTGTTCAGTCTGGAAGAG GTGAGCTACTACTTCCCGCTTAAGACCCTCTGGCGCTCCTTCTTCGCCGCGCTGGTGGCGGCCTTCACCCTGCGCTCCATCAACCCTTTCGGCAACAGCCGCCTGGTGCTCTTCTACGTGGAGTTCCACAGCCCCTGGCACCTGCTGGAGCTGGCGCCTTTCATCCTGCTGGGCATCTTTGGGGGCCTCTGGGGGGCCTTCTTCATCCGCAGCAACATCGCCTGGTGCAGGCGGCGCAAGACCACCAAGCTGGGCCGCTACCCGGTGCTGGAGGTGCTGGTGGTGACGGCGCTGACCGCCCTGCTGGCTTTCCCCAACAAGTACACCCGCATGAGCACCAGCGAGCTGATCTCGGAGCTCTTCAACGACTGCAGCCTCCTGGACTCCTCCCAGCTCTGCGACTACCTCAGCGCCCCCAACAGCACCCAGGGGGACGACCTGCCCGACCGGGCCGCTGGGCCGGGCCTCCACGTAGCCACCTGGCAGCTGATGCTGGCTCTCCTGCTGAAGATCTTCATCACCATCTTCACTTTCGGCATGAAG GTGCCCTCCGGCCTCTTCATCCCCAGCATGGCGGTGGGGGCCATTGCGGGCCGCTTGCTGGGCGTGGGCATGGAGCAGCTGGCCTATCACCATCACGACTGGCTCATCTTCAAGGGCTGGTGCAGCCCTGGCGCCGACTGCATCACGCCTGGCCTCTACGCCATGGTGGGGGCTGCCGCCTGCCTGG GCGGAGTGACACGCATGACCGTCTCCCTGGTGGTCATCATGTTTGAGCTCACGGGCGGGCTGGAGTACATCGTGCCCCTGATGGCGGCCGCCATGACCAGCAAGTGGGTGGCCGATGCCATCGGCCGGGAGGGCATTTACGACGCCCACATCCGCCTGAACGGCTACCCGTTTCTGGAGGCCAAGGAGGAGTTCACCCACAAGACCCTGGCCATGGACGTCATGCGCCCCCGGCGTAGCGACCCCGCCTTGACGGTGCTGACGCAGGACACCATGACGGTGGAGGACGTGGAGGCCATCATCAACGAGACCACCTACAGCGGCTACCCCGTGGTGGTGTCCAGGGAGTCTCAGCGCCTCGTGGGCTTTGTCCTCCGGCGAGACCTGGTCATCTCCATTG AAAGTGCCCGGAAGAAGCAAGAAGGAATTGTCAGCAGTTCAGTTATTTATTTCACGGACCACTGCCCCCCGCTGCCCCCCTGCTCCCCCTCCATGCTCAAGCTGCGTGGAATTCTTGACCTCAGCCCCTTCACTGTGACCGACCAAACCCCCATGGAGATCGTGGTGGACATTTTCCGGAAACTGGGGTTACGCCAGTGCCTGGTCACACACAACGG gAAGTTGCTCGGCATTATTACTAAAAAGGACGTCCTCAAGCACATAGCCCAAATGGCGAATCAGGACCCAGACTCCATCCTATTCAACTGA
- the LOC116515461 gene encoding regulator of cell cycle RGCC-like — protein sequence METAAEGRGLATDSLEGFLLDFEQAVRDFEQRGSSPYDSGIDDSGSKSISPSSSLDSSQEDLTAAVASSHTPCSTAKLGDTRELEAFIADLDQILKEM from the exons ATGGAGACGGCGGCGGAGGGAAGAG GGCTGGCGACCGACTCCCTGGAGGGCTTCTTGCTGGACTTCGAGCAGGCGGTGCGGGACTTCGAGCAGAGGGGCTCCAGCCCCTACGACAGCGGCATCGACGACTCTGGAA GCAAAAGCATCTCTCCCAGTAGCAGCCTGGACAGCAGCCAGGAGGACCTCACGGCTGCGGTGGCGTCTTCCCACACGCCTTGCTCCACAG CTAAACTCGGAGACACCCGTGAACTGGAAGCCTTCATCGCAGATCTGGACCAAATCCTGAAGG AAATGTGA